One window of Amaranthus tricolor cultivar Red isolate AtriRed21 chromosome 13, ASM2621246v1, whole genome shotgun sequence genomic DNA carries:
- the LOC130797764 gene encoding probable WRKY transcription factor 75 isoform X1: MTTTNNTSLFDFTPFSPFMEWNYYLNNTQMTHFSPLDSSGSDDLQVSDFFSFQDYGHHEQQTMDFQQTQSFGCHGNGFFDIGGSSNVQNEGENSNSNRESIRNIKEKKGSIAFRMKSEMDVVDDGYKWRKYGKKMVKNSPNPRNYYRCAVDGCPVKKRVERDRDDMNYVITTYEANHNHQSQN; this comes from the exons ATGACAACTACAAACAACACCTCATTGTTTGATTTCACTCCTTTTTCACCCTTTATGGAGTGGAATTATTACTTAAACAACACTCAAATGACTCATTTTAGTCCCTTAGACTCTTCTGGGAGTGATGATTTACAGGTTTCTGACTTCTTCTCATTTCAAGATTATGGGCATCATGAGCAACAAACCATGGATTTCCAACAGACTCAGAGTTTTGGGTGTCATGGAAATGGGTTTTTTGATATTGGAGGAAGTAGCAACGTCCAAAATGAAGGAGagaatagtaatagtaata GGGAAAGCATTAGAAACATCAAAGAGAAGAAGGGAAGCATAGCATTCAGAATGAAATCAGAGATGGACGTAGTAGACGACGGTTACAAATGGAGAAAATACGGCAAGAAAATGGTCAAAAATAGCCCAAACCCAAG GAACTATTATAGGTGTGCGGTAGATGGTTGCCCGGTGAAGAAACGTGTGGAAAGGGACAGGGACGACATGAACTACGTTATTACAACTTATGAAGCAAATCATAACCATCAATCCCAAAACTAG
- the LOC130797764 gene encoding probable WRKY transcription factor 51 isoform X2: MTTTNNTSLFDFTPFSPFMEWNYYLNNTQMTHFSPLDSSGSDDLQVSDFFSFQDYGHHEQQTMDFQQTQSFGCHGNGFFDIGGSSNVQNEGENSNRESIRNIKEKKGSIAFRMKSEMDVVDDGYKWRKYGKKMVKNSPNPRNYYRCAVDGCPVKKRVERDRDDMNYVITTYEANHNHQSQN, encoded by the exons ATGACAACTACAAACAACACCTCATTGTTTGATTTCACTCCTTTTTCACCCTTTATGGAGTGGAATTATTACTTAAACAACACTCAAATGACTCATTTTAGTCCCTTAGACTCTTCTGGGAGTGATGATTTACAGGTTTCTGACTTCTTCTCATTTCAAGATTATGGGCATCATGAGCAACAAACCATGGATTTCCAACAGACTCAGAGTTTTGGGTGTCATGGAAATGGGTTTTTTGATATTGGAGGAAGTAGCAACGTCCAAAATGAAGGAGagaatagtaata GGGAAAGCATTAGAAACATCAAAGAGAAGAAGGGAAGCATAGCATTCAGAATGAAATCAGAGATGGACGTAGTAGACGACGGTTACAAATGGAGAAAATACGGCAAGAAAATGGTCAAAAATAGCCCAAACCCAAG GAACTATTATAGGTGTGCGGTAGATGGTTGCCCGGTGAAGAAACGTGTGGAAAGGGACAGGGACGACATGAACTACGTTATTACAACTTATGAAGCAAATCATAACCATCAATCCCAAAACTAG